The Cyanobacterium sp. T60_A2020_053 DNA segment ATAGTGGTCGCACCATTCGTGCGGCGTTAAATGCTGTGTCGGAATACGGGCGCCCGGAAATAGTCAAACTATTGGCTTTGGTAGATCGTGGTCATCGTCAGTTACCTATTCATCCTGATTTTGTGGGTAAAGTTTTACCTACTTCTAAAGATGAACAGGTTAAAGTTTATTTAAAAACTGTCGATGGGAAGGATGCCGTAGAGTTGAGCAAGAAGGGCGCTGTTGATTGCTGATAATATTAAGCTCTACCGTGTAATGAATTAGATCAAGTTCGGATAATCTGTTACAAATAAATTCTCTCTTCGCACTTTACCCACCGTGTAATGAATTACACGGCTAACAGTGTCTCGTTCAATAAATTGAACTAAGATGATGATATTATTAATCAGTAATTGATCTAACAGACTTAATATTAAATGGTAGATACTGCGGTGAGATGATCAACCTCATAATTGTCAATTTTTAAATTAACTTACATTGGGCATGATGACGGAGAAGATGATCGCATAATACCAACGCCACCATCGCCTCTACCATTGGCACGGCGCGCGGCAACACACATGGATCATGGCGCCCTTTTGCTGCCAAGATGGTTTCTTCTCCTTCCTTACTGACGGTTTTTTGCTCTTTGCCGATGGTAGCAGTGGGTTTAAAAGCGCCCCTCACCACAATATTTTCACCGTTGGAGATGCCTCCTTGAATGCCTCCGGAGCGATTAGTTTTCGTGCGTGGATTACCTAATTCATCAAGATAAAATTCGTCATTATGCTCACTACCGGTTAAAACAGTACCAGCAAAACCAGAACCAATTTCAAAGCCTTTGGTCGCAGGTAAAGACATAATCGCTTTAGCCAAATCTGCTTCTAATTTATCGAAAACAGGCTCACCAAGTCCTTTCGGCACGTTACGCACTACACATTCCACTATGCCTCCCAAGGAGTCTTTTTCACGACGAATATTATCGATTAATTCGATCATTTTTTCGGCGGTTTTAGTGTCAGGACAGCGCACGATATTACTTTCTACTTCTTCAAGGGTGACGGTATCGGTGTTAACCACTGCTTCAATGTCTTTAATTTTTTTGACATAGGCGACAATTTCTACCCCTGCCACTTGTTGTAATATTTTCTTAGCAATAGCGCCCGCCGCCACTCTACCGATGGTTTCTCGGGCGGAGGAGCGCCCTCCCCCTTGCCAGTTACGGATACCATATTTAGCGTCATAGGTGGCATCAGCATGGGAAGGACGATATTTCACCGCCATTTCATCATAATCCTGGGATCTAGCGTCTTTATTACGCACTAAGATAGCGATGGGAGTGCCGAGGGTTTTCCCTTCAAATACCCCAGAGATAATTTCACATATATCTGACTCCTGACGAGGGGTAGTAATTTTGCTCTGTCCCGGTTTACGGCGATCCAATTCTCGCTGGATGTGGAGGGCGCTGATCTCAATTTGTGGGGGGCAACCATCGATGATAACTCCTACCCCACCCCCATGGGATTCCCCAAAAGTTGATATTCTAAATAATTCCCCAAATATACTACTCATTTACTCAATAATTAAATAATTTCTTATTTTATAATACTTAGGGGAGAGGTGAGGGAAGGTGTCAGGTTTCGGGTGTCGCGGTGTCGCGGTGAAATGCTTATAAATCAAAGAGTTTGCCATAATAATCATTTTCCATAAGTTGCTATTTTATATCAATGATTTGTGATTCCCATACTAGAAATATAGATTTTTTGGAGAAAAAAGATTATTTTTGGCACTTTTTACAGGTTTTATTCTGCTTAAAACCTTTTTTTAGCAAGGGTTTCGATTTATTCAGCAGACCCTAATTATCCAGACTTGATTTTACACCTTTTGGTATTAAATAATGTTTAAAATGTTAACTACATTTGCAATCTAAATTATTTTAATTGTAAATACCTACAATAATCCAATAAAAGATAAATATTTATTTAAATTAAAATAATAAATTTATTTTAAATATTACTTAAAGTAAATCATAAAAAATTACTCAAAAAACAATTTATAATGACTGAAAGTGCTAAATTATGTTACAATTCTTAAAATAATCGTAATTATCACTTAATACATAATCATTTCATGGTAGCAACAGTACCAAATTCCACCACAAGAATGCCCTTAACCCCGATTTTCAATCCGGAAGGGGATGATCGCATCGAAAATCGCACCGTGTGGTTTGGCAATACCACCAATCTCATGCAACTCAACGACGTGCGCTACTCTTGGGCTATTGGACTATATCAACAAATGCGCGAAAATTTTTGGATTCCGCAAAAATTAGACATCACCCAAGATGTGACTGATTATTGGAATTTAACCCCCGAAGAAAGACGCGCTTTTGAAGGGATTTTGTCTTATTTGACCTTCCTTGATTCGGTGCAAACTTGTAATATTCCTCACCTAAAAAGCTCCATTACAGCACCCGAAATTAGTTTGTGCATGGCAGAGCAAATTTCCCAAGAAGGGATGCACAATCACGCCTATCAATACATGATTGAAACTATTATTCCTAGAGATAAAAGAGATCAAGTTTATGAATTTTGGCGCACGGATAAAGTATTAGCTCAAAGGTGTGAATTTATTGCTGGATATTATCAAAAATATATCGATAATCCTACTCCAGAAAATTATTTTATCGCTCTTTTAAGTGATTATTTATTAGAAGGTTTATACTTCTACAATGGCTTTATTTTCTTTTACAATTTAGCAGCTAGAATGTTAATGCCGGGTAGCGCTGATATTTTTAAAATGATTAACCGTGATGAATTAAGTCACGTGCGCTTGTATCAAAGGTTAATCCCTGAAGCCATGAATACTTTTAACTATTCATTAGATCAAATTTACGAAATGTTTGACACGGCAGTAAAACATGAATGCCGTTGGACAAATCACATTGTCGGTAATAATATTCTTGGTATTACTGAATCTAGCACGGAGCGTTATACTAAGTATTTAGCTAATATCCGTTTGAGAGCTATTGGTTTAGATGCTCTTTATCCTGATCCTCAATATAGCAAAAGTCCTTACACTCATTTAGAGAAATTTTCTGATACCAAGAAAGAAGGAAGTACAAAGGCTAATTTTTTTGAGGCTAGTGTCACCAGCTATATGATGTCTTCGGGCGTTACCGGTTGGGAAGAAATTTAATTTTTTTTATTGCTTTAACAAGGGGTTTAAACCCCTTGCGTAAATCGATTTTTTAGGCAATTTTTAATAAATAAAAAACTGAAAACTAAACAATTTCAATATATATATCGCTAGGATCAAACTCTAACTTTTCACACATTTTCCGCATTCAATATTTGAGTTAGGGTTTCTAAAATATTCATCCCTTGTTTTCTCGCTGTTGATATTACTGAACCAATTAAGGCAAAATTTTGCCCATCTTCCATCGTCCGAAAACTTCCTGATATTTTTTAGTTACACTTCATCATTCTTATATCTCTTTCGGCTTTGTACTTTTATAGGTTTGTCGGAGACAAAAAATATAGCTAATTGACACAAAAATCAACATCTGATGAAAAAAATATTCATAAGTAAATTAAGGTGTTAGTCTAAAAAGAGAATTAGATCAGCAAATCAAGCCATGACAACCGCAACTAATACCAGCGCCCTTCACCCCAGAGAAACAAAGAAAATAAATCCCTTAGAAAAGGCTACGGGAGTATATGTTACAGTGCATGGTCACTTTTACCAACCACCGAGGGAAAATCCTTACCTTAACGCCATAGAAAGACAACCCAGCGCCCATCCCTTTCATAATTGGAATGAAAGAATATTTCATGAATGCTACCGTAACAATACCTTAGCGAGAATTTACAACGATCAGGCGCAAGTTGTCGGTATTGTCAATAACTTTGAATATATGAGTTTTAATATTGGCGCTACCCTGATGTCATGGTTAGAAAAATATGACCAACAAATCTATCAAAGGATTATCGAAGCCGATAAAATTAGTTGTCAACGGCTCAACGGTCATGGCAACGCCATCGCCCAAGTATATAATCATATTATTTTACCCCTCGCCAACGAAAAAGATAAATATACCCAAATTCGTTGGGGCAAAGAAGACTTTTATCACCGTTTCGGGCGCTATCCAGAAGGAATGTGGTTAGCAGAAACTGCCGTAGATTATGACACCCTCGAAGCACTCATCGCCGAAGATCTTAAATTTATTATTCTAGCGCCCACCCAAGCGCGTAAATGTCGCCCTATCAACCCCGATGGCACGAAAGAAGACTGGTTAGAAGTAGCCGGAGGACAAATTGATCCGACACGCCCTTATCGCTGTTATGTGAAAGGTATGGGGCATATTGACATTTTCTTCTATGACGGACCAATTTCTGGAGATATGGGTTTTGGGGATGTACTTTCTAGTAGTCACAATTTTTACTCTCGATTACAATTAGCTGTTAGAGGGGATAAGAGACAATCTCAGTTGGTTTCGGTGGCTACTGATGGAGAAACCTTTGGGCATCATAAACATGATACAGAAAGATGTTTAGCTTATGCTTTTACTAAAGAATTTCCGCAACAAGGTTGGACTGTTACTAACTATGCCCACTATTTAAGTTTAGTTGAACCAACTTGGGAGGTAGAATTAAAACCCGTTACGGCTTGGAGTTGTAGCCATGGTGTTGATAGATGGCAAGATGATTGTGGTTGCGGTGGTGGTGGTAGTTATCACCAAAAATGGCGCCGTCCTCTGCGTGATAGTTTAAACTGGTTACGGGATCAACTAATTAAGATTTATGAAGACATTGCTGTTAGTTATTTTGCTGATCCTTGGCTCACTAGGGATGAATATATTAAAATTATTTTAGATCGAGATGTGGCTAATGTGGAAGAATTTTTAATCAACCACGCACCTCAAACTCTTTCTCCTTCAGATCAAATTGATGCTTTACGATTACTGGAGATGCAGAGACATTCTTTGTTAATGTTTACTAGCTGTGGTTGGTTTTTTGAAGAAATTTCTCGCCCCGAAGGCACACAAATTTTACGTTATGCGTCGCGCGCTATGGAATTAGCGGGGGAAGTATCAGGGATTCAATTAGAGAAGGAATTTATTAAACGTCTCAAGGAAGCACCTAGTAATGTGGAGCAGTATGGTAATGGCGCAGAAATTTATTTACAATCGGTGATTCCCGCTCAAATTACTCTTGAGCAAGTGGCGGCACATTATGCCATTAGTTCTTTATATACTAATTATCAAGAAGAAGAAAAGATTTATTGTTACCAAGCCTATCAATTAGACTATCAAAAACAACAGTTAGGAGCGCTTACTTTAGCAGTAGGGCAGGTTAAACTTACTTCGGAGATTACTTGGGAAAGTGCCCATTATATTTTTGGGGTAATTCATTTGGGTGGTTGGGATTTCCATTGTTGTATTCAACCTTTCTCTAGTCGTTTGGGCTATAGCCAAATTAAGTCGCAGTTGTTAGGGGCGCTGAAAAATATTAGCTTGGTGGAAGTTATCTTATTAATGAGTGAGTTGTTTGGCAATAAATCTTTTGATTTACAACAAATTTTTGAGGAAGAAAAACTGATTATTCGAGAGAAGTTGATGGAAACTACGAAAAAACATCTGGATCAGCTTTATACTCAGGTATATCGAGATAATTATAGTATTCTTTTGGCGTACTACCGTGATAATTTACCTGTCCCTCAAGAGTTGCACGTGGCGGCACAGGTGGCTATTTCCTATCGTTGTAGTCAAGTAATCCAAGAGTTGAAGTTAAAGCGCCCTCATGCCTATCACATTGAGGGTTATTTGATGGAATTGGAAGCTATTGCCACGGAAGCGGATCATCTCAAGTGTAAACTAGAAATACCGGAAGGAAAGGAAACTTTAGAAAAGTTACTCAAAGACTTTTTAGGACAAATTTTGCACGGCACTTCTTTTGATACTTTGACTCAGGATATTGAAATGATTAAGAGTCTTATTAATGTAGGTAAGCTATTAGGTCTTGATCTTTGTTTAAATGAAGTACAAGAAAGATTTTATTTTTATTTGCAAAATCATGAGAATCTTTCGACTATCTTGACGCACAGGGAAGGGCGCTGGATTTATAAATTAGGTCAATATCTTTCTGTTTATTGTGGGGATTAATTACCATCAAAATTTGCCAACAAGGGGTTTAAACCCCTCGTTAAGACTTGATAAGAGAAAATAAAATAATATCCCATACCCCATATATAAATAACTTTATCGATGCAAGTACAAAAAACAGCTATTTTATGGGGGCGCTGGTAAATATCCCTCTTTCGTCATTTAATATTCAAAATTAAAACCATATTCTGTTATTTCGCAACAACTCTAATCAATACCGATGTTCAAAATATTTTGATTTATAGCCTGATTCATTAACACCATGTTGAAGGAATAATCAAGGGTTTTGAGAGTTTCTGCACAAATTCTGATCAATTAACTATTTTACCTTCTAAAAAAGTCATTTTTTCTGCCCTACCCCAAAAAGCCTCTAAACCATAATATTCTCTTGCTTCAGGTAAGAAAATATGAGCAATAACGTCACCGTAATCATGTAATATCCAATTACCCTCATTTTTACCCTCAACCCGAATTGGCTCAATGCCTAATTTATCGCTAACTTGACCTTCAATAGCTAAAGAAATTGCCCTTAATTGTGGTTGAGAAAACCCCGTAATTACCACAAAATAATCAGCTAAATAAGATAACTCAGACACATTAAGAAAAGTAATCTCAGCGCCTTTGCGATCTTCGGCGGCATCGGCAATAATTAAAGCTAATTCTTTACTGTCAAAAGAACGAGAGTCATGGTTTTGATTAATATTAGTTTGGATTTTATCTAATTCGGGTTTAGTCATTCACATTTTCTTTAAATTTATTATCTATCCATTATAATCTAACCTGAATTGGAGGGCGCTTTCTTTGCAGGGGGGATTTGCAAACTCGAATCAAAAATCTAAATTTTGGAAGGGGAAGCAGAGGAAGCATGGGAGAAAGGGGAGATTTTTTCTATTAATTGATTTATTAGTAGTTAAAAACCTCTGGATTTTTGGACATTTATTACTTTCAGAAATTGACATTTTTGAGAATGCAAACGCCCTGCTTTATTAGGGCTGTGTCAATGTAGTTAGAATGTCCACTTCAACAGCGCCCGATTCATGAATCCAAGCCAAATTGCGAATTCCTTCGGCTTGGGCATATTCTTTGATATTATCAGCGCCCGTCAACAATACTTCTACCCTGACGACATTTTCACTACATCGTAATTTTTGGGCATAAATGAAGGCTTGTTGGGCAGCGCTAGAAGTGCGAGGAATCACTAACCAATCACTAGGAGGAGTGGTAGTCGGTAGGTGGGAAGTGGATAATAAACAGCCGTGTAAATCTTCAATATTGAGGGAAAAACCAATCCCTGCGTAATTTTGTCCTTGGGGATGATAGAGTCCCAACAATTGATCATAGCGCCCTCCCTGCCCCAAAATAACGGGCTGACCATTTCTATAACTAACCACATCAAAAACAATTCCTGTGTAGTAATCAAAAGTTTGTACTAAACTGAGATCAAAAATAATGGGTAAAGATTGACCATAACTACTATTAACCAAATTCAATAAATGGCGCAAATGTGTCACCACTTCCGTCTCATCACCCCATAACTGTTCAACTTTGCTTAAAACATCTTCCCCAGCGCCCCTCAAATCGAATAATTGTAAGGCTTTTTGCTGTAAATCAGGGCTTAAATCGAGATTTTGTAAAGTAACTCGATCTAAATTAGCGATACAGTGAAGTATTTGCGGTTGTAAGGGCGCTGGAAAAACCTTCAATAACGAACGAGTTAACCCAGCATCCCCTAACAATAAACACCAATTATCTAGCCCTAAACTATCTAAACAATTTGCCACCAAGAGCAAAATTTCCGCATCCGCCAATAAACCGTCAGCAAAGAGTAACTCTACTCCAGCCTGATAAAATTCTAACTGCTTCCCGTGATGACCTTCCGCCTCATTGCGAAATACATTGGCACGATAACAAAGCCTTTGCACCGCTTCATTTTCCATCCTTGTCACCACTGCCCTAGCAATGGAAGCTGTCAACTCCGGGCGCAAAGCTAATTGCCCTTCCCCTATATTTTGTAAAGGTATTACGGTGCTAGAGTTGATCGCCCCTCCTGCCATTAAAGTATCAACCCATTGGATAGTAGAAGTAACAATGCGCTTGTAACCCCAAGTTTGGAAAACTCTTTGCAGACGATCATTAATCCAACTTTTTTGAGCCACTTCCAAGGGTAATAAATCTCTAGCACCAGCTGGAGCTTGATGAATCATAACTTTTTCTTAACCTAATCTTGATATTCGCCAATTCAGCAATAATCCTATCATAGGCAGTGATGAATTATGAATTATGAATTATGAATTATGAAATAATAATTTCCTTTGCCTCTTGCCCTTTGCCTTTTTGACTTACCATAAAGGAATACCAAAAATTTTGGGCGGTTCTTTTTTACCGTCTTTCTTATCTTTACTAACCTTTTTGTCTTTAACAGCAGATTTACCTTCTTTTTTCCCTTTCGTTTCGGCTTTTTGTCCTGTGGCTTGTTTCATCTCCTCTTTAACTTTCTTCACCATGGGATGATTTGAATCGAGGGAAGAAGCCTTGTTAAGATGGATTTTTCCATAAGTGGAGTTACCCTGTTGGAAATATAAAGAAGCGATTAAAGCATGGGCGTCAA contains these protein-coding regions:
- the rsfS gene encoding ribosome silencing factor encodes the protein MTKPELDKIQTNINQNHDSRSFDSKELALIIADAAEDRKGAEITFLNVSELSYLADYFVVITGFSQPQLRAISLAIEGQVSDKLGIEPIRVEGKNEGNWILHDYGDVIAHIFLPEAREYYGLEAFWGRAEKMTFLEGKIVN
- a CDS encoding ATP phosphoribosyltransferase regulatory subunit — encoded protein: MIHQAPAGARDLLPLEVAQKSWINDRLQRVFQTWGYKRIVTSTIQWVDTLMAGGAINSSTVIPLQNIGEGQLALRPELTASIARAVVTRMENEAVQRLCYRANVFRNEAEGHHGKQLEFYQAGVELLFADGLLADAEILLLVANCLDSLGLDNWCLLLGDAGLTRSLLKVFPAPLQPQILHCIANLDRVTLQNLDLSPDLQQKALQLFDLRGAGEDVLSKVEQLWGDETEVVTHLRHLLNLVNSSYGQSLPIIFDLSLVQTFDYYTGIVFDVVSYRNGQPVILGQGGRYDQLLGLYHPQGQNYAGIGFSLNIEDLHGCLLSTSHLPTTTPPSDWLVIPRTSSAAQQAFIYAQKLRCSENVVRVEVLLTGADNIKEYAQAEGIRNLAWIHESGAVEVDILTTLTQP
- a CDS encoding DUF3536 domain-containing protein; protein product: MTTATNTSALHPRETKKINPLEKATGVYVTVHGHFYQPPRENPYLNAIERQPSAHPFHNWNERIFHECYRNNTLARIYNDQAQVVGIVNNFEYMSFNIGATLMSWLEKYDQQIYQRIIEADKISCQRLNGHGNAIAQVYNHIILPLANEKDKYTQIRWGKEDFYHRFGRYPEGMWLAETAVDYDTLEALIAEDLKFIILAPTQARKCRPINPDGTKEDWLEVAGGQIDPTRPYRCYVKGMGHIDIFFYDGPISGDMGFGDVLSSSHNFYSRLQLAVRGDKRQSQLVSVATDGETFGHHKHDTERCLAYAFTKEFPQQGWTVTNYAHYLSLVEPTWEVELKPVTAWSCSHGVDRWQDDCGCGGGGSYHQKWRRPLRDSLNWLRDQLIKIYEDIAVSYFADPWLTRDEYIKIILDRDVANVEEFLINHAPQTLSPSDQIDALRLLEMQRHSLLMFTSCGWFFEEISRPEGTQILRYASRAMELAGEVSGIQLEKEFIKRLKEAPSNVEQYGNGAEIYLQSVIPAQITLEQVAAHYAISSLYTNYQEEEKIYCYQAYQLDYQKQQLGALTLAVGQVKLTSEITWESAHYIFGVIHLGGWDFHCCIQPFSSRLGYSQIKSQLLGALKNISLVEVILLMSELFGNKSFDLQQIFEEEKLIIREKLMETTKKHLDQLYTQVYRDNYSILLAYYRDNLPVPQELHVAAQVAISYRCSQVIQELKLKRPHAYHIEGYLMELEAIATEADHLKCKLEIPEGKETLEKLLKDFLGQILHGTSFDTLTQDIEMIKSLINVGKLLGLDLCLNEVQERFYFYLQNHENLSTILTHREGRWIYKLGQYLSVYCGD
- the aroC gene encoding chorismate synthase — encoded protein: MSSIFGELFRISTFGESHGGGVGVIIDGCPPQIEISALHIQRELDRRKPGQSKITTPRQESDICEIISGVFEGKTLGTPIAILVRNKDARSQDYDEMAVKYRPSHADATYDAKYGIRNWQGGGRSSARETIGRVAAGAIAKKILQQVAGVEIVAYVKKIKDIEAVVNTDTVTLEEVESNIVRCPDTKTAEKMIELIDNIRREKDSLGGIVECVVRNVPKGLGEPVFDKLEADLAKAIMSLPATKGFEIGSGFAGTVLTGSEHNDEFYLDELGNPRTKTNRSGGIQGGISNGENIVVRGAFKPTATIGKEQKTVSKEGEETILAAKGRHDPCVLPRAVPMVEAMVALVLCDHLLRHHAQCKLI
- a CDS encoding ribonucleotide-diphosphate reductase subunit beta yields the protein MPLTPIFNPEGDDRIENRTVWFGNTTNLMQLNDVRYSWAIGLYQQMRENFWIPQKLDITQDVTDYWNLTPEERRAFEGILSYLTFLDSVQTCNIPHLKSSITAPEISLCMAEQISQEGMHNHAYQYMIETIIPRDKRDQVYEFWRTDKVLAQRCEFIAGYYQKYIDNPTPENYFIALLSDYLLEGLYFYNGFIFFYNLAARMLMPGSADIFKMINRDELSHVRLYQRLIPEAMNTFNYSLDQIYEMFDTAVKHECRWTNHIVGNNILGITESSTERYTKYLANIRLRAIGLDALYPDPQYSKSPYTHLEKFSDTKKEGSTKANFFEASVTSYMMSSGVTGWEEI